Proteins found in one Paenibacillus dendritiformis genomic segment:
- the rpsF gene encoding 30S ribosomal protein S6, with translation MRKYELMYIIRPDIEQEAVQAAVDKFQGVISNEGGEITKHDVMGKRRLAYEIKKFRDGIYVLVNFTAQPAVVAELERQLKISDEVIRHLVTTDVA, from the coding sequence ATGCGCAAATACGAATTGATGTACATCATTCGTCCAGACATCGAGCAAGAAGCTGTCCAAGCTGCAGTCGACAAATTCCAAGGCGTCATCTCTAACGAAGGCGGGGAAATTACGAAGCACGACGTGATGGGCAAACGCCGGCTTGCTTATGAGATCAAGAAGTTCCGCGACGGTATCTACGTTCTCGTGAACTTCACTGCACAACCTGCAGTGGTTGCCGAGTTGGAGCGTCAATTGAAGATCTCCGACGAAGTTATCCGCCATCTCGTAACAACAGACGTGGCTTAA
- a CDS encoding CBS domain-containing protein translates to MNIAFFLTPKHEVVCLTVSATLRQTLEKMEHHRYTAVPILNDEGEFVGTVTEGDLLWHMKNSNGSITFENASRFLLKDVPLNVRHRTVRIDSNMEDLINLAKVQNFVPVVDDMNRFIGIVRRSQIIEYCEQFTSKAMNIK, encoded by the coding sequence ATGAATATTGCTTTTTTCTTGACACCCAAACATGAAGTCGTATGTTTGACGGTGAGCGCCACCTTGCGTCAAACCTTGGAAAAAATGGAGCATCATCGCTATACCGCCGTGCCCATATTGAATGATGAAGGGGAATTTGTGGGGACGGTTACCGAGGGAGACCTGCTGTGGCATATGAAGAATTCGAATGGGAGCATTACCTTCGAGAACGCGTCGCGCTTTTTGCTGAAGGATGTGCCCTTGAATGTGCGCCATAGAACGGTGCGCATCGATTCGAATATGGAGGATCTGATCAACTTGGCCAAGGTGCAGAACTTCGTTCCGGTCGTTGACGATATGAACCGCTTCATCGGCATTGTCCGGCGCAGCCAAATTATTGAATATTGCGAGCAGTTCACGTCGAAAGCCATGAATATCAAGTAA
- the rplI gene encoding 50S ribosomal protein L9: MKVILLQDVKGQGKKGQIKEVSEGYAQNFLFKQGLARPATEGNLKTLEQQHKSEQKRKEQEKLDAEKLAATLNETTVPLSAKAGEGGRLFGAITTKQIAEALSKMKLKIDKRKIELDEPIRSLGYTNVTIKLHPDVKATVKVHVTEE; this comes from the coding sequence ATGAAAGTCATTTTGTTGCAGGATGTTAAAGGACAAGGCAAGAAGGGCCAAATCAAGGAAGTCTCCGAAGGATATGCGCAGAACTTCCTGTTCAAGCAGGGACTTGCGCGTCCGGCGACGGAAGGCAATCTGAAGACCCTGGAGCAACAGCATAAATCGGAGCAAAAACGCAAGGAGCAGGAGAAGCTGGATGCGGAGAAGCTTGCTGCGACCTTGAATGAGACGACAGTACCGCTGTCGGCGAAGGCGGGAGAAGGCGGCCGCCTGTTCGGGGCGATTACGACGAAGCAGATCGCGGAAGCGCTCAGCAAGATGAAGCTCAAAATCGATAAGCGTAAGATCGAACTGGACGAACCGATTCGTTCGCTCGGCTATACGAATGTAACCATAAAGCTGCACCCGGATGTAAAGGCGACAGTGAAGGTTCACGTCACGGAGGAATAA
- a CDS encoding DUF2232 domain-containing protein: MNRLKYRWSSLAWAVAALVLLLSILQPIQVLTMSFMAVPFVMLYATQSLRGFILHGAALLLLVYVLLGSLGMVGVLTGVYFMIPGIVFGHMFKQKRPALNVYVAGTATFLVESLLLLALAKLAFDFNVYNYIMSVMNESMAGLQQTTLFPADLTQEMKEQFVILLSQMIPFMLIIGALYMGTITYAISRALLTAQGIQVQKLKPVRQWMLPRALIWYYLITIILDLIVQKSSGSFLTLILINLVPLLQIAFMVQGIGFLFFLAHSRKWNRAIPVVATIAVIFLPFLHGILRIIGIVDLAFPLRQAMSKPKA; encoded by the coding sequence GTGAATAGGTTGAAATATCGCTGGTCATCGTTAGCATGGGCGGTTGCGGCGCTCGTATTGTTATTATCCATCCTACAACCGATTCAGGTGTTGACGATGAGTTTTATGGCGGTGCCGTTTGTCATGCTCTACGCAACACAATCCCTGCGCGGATTTATTCTGCATGGGGCGGCATTGTTATTGCTTGTGTATGTTCTGCTCGGCAGCTTAGGGATGGTAGGCGTGCTGACGGGTGTATATTTTATGATTCCGGGAATCGTATTCGGTCATATGTTCAAGCAGAAGCGGCCGGCCTTGAACGTATATGTCGCGGGAACGGCCACATTTCTCGTGGAATCGCTGCTGCTGTTGGCGCTCGCGAAGCTGGCATTCGACTTCAATGTGTATAACTACATTATGTCAGTGATGAACGAGAGCATGGCCGGATTGCAGCAGACTACACTGTTCCCGGCGGATCTGACGCAGGAGATGAAGGAGCAATTCGTTATCCTGCTCAGCCAAATGATCCCGTTCATGCTGATTATCGGCGCGCTCTATATGGGCACCATTACGTATGCGATTAGCCGGGCGCTGCTCACGGCGCAGGGCATCCAGGTGCAGAAGCTGAAGCCGGTTCGGCAATGGATGCTGCCGCGGGCATTGATCTGGTACTACTTAATTACGATCATTCTGGATCTGATCGTGCAGAAGTCATCAGGAAGCTTCCTGACTCTGATCCTGATCAACCTGGTACCGCTGCTTCAAATCGCTTTCATGGTGCAAGGCATCGGCTTCCTGTTCTTCCTGGCGCATTCGCGCAAATGGAACAGGGCCATTCCAGTCGTTGCCACCATTGCAGTCATCTTTCTGCCGTTCCTCCATGGCATTTTGCGAATTATCGGAATCGTGGATCTGGCCTTTCCGCTTCGACAGGCCATGTCCAAGCCAAAAGCGTAG
- a CDS encoding LCP family protein produces MKKYKKWWIAFLVIAIIGFGGFFFRKQIAVLAFDMFLSGHVEETLENSYKPIEGKEEVIRKVTEPFSVLLLGIDARGNEVGRSDTIIYSVVRPEDNKVLLLSIPRDTYTEIIGKGFETKLNHAYAYGQAKMSMDSVENLLKHKVDHYATINFEGLKDVVDALDGVELPIKEDIVNKDPNHEKFRIEANKPIYNGQEALYFVRYREDSDMNRTMRHRIFLNAVMHRAIEMDKIGRIPELIQIMGDNFSTDIRPKFMIDLAKTMFTQSDTPQMSSYMLHGDGKMMSNVWYYMVDEEDMNYVQTLLDNWLDPNTKKADLMEPREVKGD; encoded by the coding sequence ATGAAAAAATATAAAAAATGGTGGATAGCCTTCCTGGTCATCGCCATCATCGGATTCGGAGGATTTTTCTTCCGGAAGCAGATCGCCGTTTTGGCGTTCGACATGTTCCTGTCGGGGCATGTAGAGGAGACACTGGAGAATTCGTACAAACCAATTGAGGGAAAAGAGGAAGTTATCCGCAAAGTTACCGAGCCGTTCTCGGTATTGCTGTTAGGCATCGATGCCCGCGGCAATGAAGTGGGGCGTTCGGACACCATCATTTATTCCGTCGTTCGCCCGGAAGACAATAAAGTGCTGCTGCTGTCGATTCCGCGGGATACGTACACCGAGATTATCGGTAAAGGGTTCGAGACGAAGCTGAACCATGCCTACGCTTACGGGCAGGCCAAAATGAGCATGGACTCCGTGGAGAACCTGCTGAAGCATAAAGTCGATCATTACGCGACCATTAACTTCGAGGGCTTGAAGGATGTCGTTGATGCGCTGGATGGCGTAGAGCTTCCGATCAAGGAAGATATTGTGAACAAGGATCCGAACCATGAGAAATTCCGGATCGAGGCCAATAAGCCAATATACAACGGACAGGAAGCATTATACTTCGTCCGCTATCGCGAGGATTCTGACATGAACCGGACGATGCGCCACCGGATCTTCTTGAATGCCGTCATGCACCGGGCAATCGAAATGGACAAAATCGGCCGAATTCCTGAACTTATTCAAATTATGGGTGATAATTTCTCGACCGATATTCGTCCTAAATTCATGATTGACCTGGCGAAGACGATGTTCACGCAGTCGGATACGCCGCAAATGAGCAGCTACATGCTGCATGGAGACGGCAAGATGATGAGCAATGTGTGGTATTACATGGTCGATGAAGAAGATATGAATTATGTGCAGACGCTTCTTGATAATTGGCTGGATCCGAACACGAAGAAGGCCGATCTGATGGAACCGCGTGAAGTAAAGGGAGATTAA
- a CDS encoding tyrosine-type recombinase/integrase encodes MHLTFTTNYGEQLSEKTVKKAFSKYAEKAKIARSVSSHILRHNFGTMSAESGMSIFHLQKILGHAEIATTGKYMPLSEECISEQHGKQSPLSRIMRRKRKGKIRIVKLSDAKNM; translated from the coding sequence ATTCACCTTACGTTCACAACGAATTACGGCGAACAACTAAGCGAGAAGACAGTCAAGAAGGCATTCAGTAAGTACGCAGAGAAGGCGAAGATCGCGCGATCTGTATCGTCTCACATTTTGCGCCATAATTTCGGAACAATGTCAGCAGAGAGCGGCATGTCGATATTTCACTTACAGAAAATTCTAGGACATGCGGAGATTGCAACGACAGGGAAATATATGCCATTAAGTGAGGAATGCATATCTGAACAGCATGGAAAACAATCGCCTTTGTCAAGGATTATGCGAAGAAAGAGAAAGGGGAAAATACGGATCGTAAAACTGTCAGATGCTAAAAATATGTAG
- the ssb gene encoding single-stranded DNA-binding protein — protein MLNRVILIGRLTRDPELRYTPSGVAVTQFTLAVDRPFSNQSGEREADFIPVVTWRQLAETCANYLRKGRLTAVEGRIQVRNYDNNEGKRVYVTEVIADNVRFLESNRDSGGSRDDMGGGYGGGQPNNNSRPYGGGGSNQSRGPAADPFSDDGRPIDISDDDLPF, from the coding sequence ATGTTGAATCGCGTGATCTTGATTGGTCGTCTAACCCGTGACCCTGAATTGCGCTATACGCCATCCGGAGTTGCTGTGACGCAATTTACGTTGGCGGTCGATCGTCCGTTCTCGAACCAGAGCGGCGAGCGGGAGGCGGATTTCATTCCAGTGGTTACATGGCGGCAGTTGGCAGAGACTTGCGCTAATTATTTGCGTAAAGGTCGGCTGACGGCAGTGGAAGGCCGAATCCAAGTCCGTAATTACGACAACAATGAAGGGAAGCGCGTATACGTTACGGAGGTTATCGCCGATAACGTACGATTCCTGGAGTCCAACCGCGACAGCGGGGGAAGTCGTGATGATATGGGCGGAGGTTATGGCGGCGGACAGCCGAACAATAACTCACGGCCATATGGCGGAGGAGGCTCTAACCAGTCCCGCGGTCCGGCAGCGGATCCATTCTCTGACGACGGCAGACCGATCGATATTTCTGATGATGATTTGCCATTTTAA
- the rpsR gene encoding 30S ribosomal protein S18: MSFKQNEGGERPERRFGGRKGRNKRRKVCYFTANKITHIDYKDTDLLKKFISERGKILPRRVTGTSAKYQRLLTVAIKRSRQVALLPYTTE; encoded by the coding sequence ATGAGCTTCAAGCAAAATGAAGGCGGCGAACGCCCTGAGCGTCGTTTTGGCGGCCGTAAAGGACGCAACAAGCGCCGTAAAGTATGTTACTTTACTGCGAACAAAATTACGCACATCGATTACAAAGACACGGATCTGTTGAAGAAATTCATCAGCGAGCGCGGTAAAATTCTGCCTCGCCGTGTAACAGGAACAAGCGCAAAGTATCAACGTTTGTTGACTGTAGCGATCAAACGCTCCCGTCAAGTAGCGTTGCTGCCATACACAACGGAGTAA
- a CDS encoding putative holin-like toxin has translation MPVSVYEALSVMFQFGLWIFALLTFVVTLLIYLHTKK, from the coding sequence ATGCCAGTGAGCGTATACGAAGCGCTATCCGTTATGTTCCAATTTGGACTTTGGATATTCGCGTTACTGACGTTTGTCGTGACGCTGCTGATATACCTGCACACAAAAAAATAG
- a CDS encoding DHH family phosphoesterase, whose translation MPKMLFQRWYFKHIIWTFVLLVVVTSVLAYYNWMVGLLAFAGIAALAVASLAAEHKFRQETELYLTTLGLRVKRAGESAIVDLPYGILLYSENRVIEWHNAYVAQLVEQDGLIGQELGEVFPQLQAGKDSEHAQELFIGGRIVHADIVPGERVVYFTDITEIWTIRKRYEEERIAVGTVIMDNLEESTQGMEDQQRTGLIARVAGQITEWAAENGILIRRLSSERYFLVMDVQTLKALEQTRFAILDEVREVLFGNKLPVTLSMGIAAGADSIAELGRMAQSSLDIALGRGGDQVAVRMGQRLSFYGGKSNAVEKRTRVRARVIAHALRDFIQQSDAVFIMGHKVPDTDAIGSAIGVLHACRMLDVEAYIVLEDSNPSIDRMVDHLRRDEILWSRFITRGEAVEMITEASLVVVVDTHKASLVEEPKLLRSERIVVIDHHRRGEEFINDAVLVYLEPYASSTAELVTELLQYIQNRINLSMLEATALLAGITVDTKHFTLRTGSRTFDAASFLRRQGADPLLVQRVLKQDLEEYIEKAEIIRRAEMLYGHIAVAVTEPGRKYSQLLIAQVADTLLNMTDVLASFVISERPDGLIGISARSLGQMNVQVVMERLGGGGHLTNAAVQLACPLEEAEAKLRRVLEEIDAEEGLFE comes from the coding sequence ATGCCTAAAATGTTGTTCCAACGCTGGTATTTCAAGCACATCATCTGGACGTTCGTGCTGCTCGTCGTGGTCACGAGCGTCCTCGCTTATTACAACTGGATGGTCGGCTTGCTTGCCTTCGCCGGCATTGCCGCATTGGCTGTGGCTTCGCTGGCGGCGGAACACAAATTCCGGCAAGAAACCGAATTGTATCTGACCACGCTGGGGCTTCGCGTCAAGCGGGCCGGAGAGAGCGCCATCGTCGATCTGCCTTACGGCATTCTTCTGTACAGCGAGAACCGGGTCATCGAATGGCATAATGCTTATGTGGCGCAGCTTGTGGAGCAGGACGGCCTGATCGGCCAGGAATTGGGGGAGGTCTTCCCTCAGCTCCAGGCAGGCAAGGATTCGGAGCACGCGCAGGAGCTGTTCATCGGCGGACGCATCGTGCATGCGGATATTGTCCCGGGGGAGCGGGTCGTCTACTTCACGGACATTACCGAGATATGGACTATCCGCAAGCGGTACGAGGAAGAACGCATCGCCGTAGGAACGGTCATTATGGACAATCTGGAAGAATCGACCCAAGGCATGGAGGACCAGCAGCGGACCGGGCTCATTGCACGCGTCGCCGGACAGATTACGGAATGGGCGGCAGAGAACGGGATTCTGATCCGGCGGCTCTCTTCCGAGCGGTATTTCCTGGTCATGGATGTACAGACATTGAAGGCGCTGGAACAGACCCGGTTCGCGATTCTGGACGAAGTGAGAGAGGTGCTGTTCGGCAATAAGCTCCCGGTTACGCTCAGCATGGGGATTGCTGCCGGAGCGGACAGCATTGCCGAGCTCGGCCGGATGGCTCAATCCAGCCTGGATATCGCATTGGGCCGGGGCGGGGATCAGGTCGCTGTCCGCATGGGCCAGCGGCTGTCTTTCTATGGAGGCAAGTCGAACGCGGTCGAGAAGCGGACGCGGGTGCGTGCGCGCGTCATCGCGCATGCGCTGCGCGATTTCATCCAGCAGAGCGACGCCGTGTTCATCATGGGGCATAAAGTGCCGGATACCGATGCGATCGGTTCGGCGATCGGCGTGCTGCACGCATGCCGGATGCTTGATGTCGAGGCGTATATTGTGCTGGAGGACAGCAATCCGTCCATCGACCGGATGGTGGACCACCTGCGGAGGGACGAGATTCTCTGGTCCCGCTTCATTACCCGGGGCGAAGCCGTCGAGATGATTACCGAGGCCAGCCTGGTCGTCGTGGTCGATACGCACAAAGCTTCCTTGGTGGAAGAGCCGAAGCTGCTGCGCTCGGAACGGATCGTCGTCATCGATCATCATCGGCGCGGCGAGGAATTCATCAACGACGCGGTGCTTGTCTATCTGGAGCCGTATGCGTCGTCCACGGCCGAGCTCGTCACGGAGCTGCTGCAATATATCCAGAACCGGATTAACTTGAGCATGCTGGAAGCGACCGCGCTGCTGGCGGGGATCACGGTGGACACGAAGCATTTCACGCTGCGGACCGGTTCGCGCACCTTCGATGCGGCCAGCTTCCTCCGCCGCCAAGGCGCCGATCCGCTGCTCGTGCAGCGCGTATTGAAGCAGGATCTCGAAGAATATATCGAGAAGGCCGAGATTATCCGGCGCGCGGAAATGCTGTACGGGCATATTGCGGTCGCGGTAACGGAGCCAGGACGCAAATATTCACAGTTGCTCATCGCGCAGGTAGCTGATACGCTGTTGAATATGACCGATGTGCTGGCATCGTTCGTCATTAGCGAACGTCCGGACGGACTCATCGGGATTAGCGCGCGATCGCTCGGGCAGATGAATGTCCAGGTGGTGATGGAGCGGCTGGGCGGAGGCGGCCATCTGACCAATGCGGCCGTGCAGTTGGCATGTCCGCTGGAGGAAGCGGAGGCCAAGCTGAGACGCGTGCTCGAAGAAATTGATGCGGAAGAGGGGTTGTTCGAATGA
- a CDS encoding YjzC family protein — MGERTEFEPGDKAPNDGIYMEVGEASFHTEIQDPKQIRLKKGETFPETTNKDRKWKKKSHALTH, encoded by the coding sequence ATGGGTGAACGCACCGAATTTGAACCGGGAGACAAGGCGCCCAACGACGGTATCTACATGGAGGTAGGCGAAGCCAGTTTCCACACGGAGATTCAGGATCCGAAGCAGATTCGATTGAAAAAAGGCGAGACGTTTCCCGAGACAACCAACAAGGACCGCAAATGGAAAAAGAAATCACACGCTCTTACACACTAA
- a CDS encoding site-specific integrase, producing the protein MDKRKGKKTIGARVPVPTARVEPQTCSLEKAVDFVVKVKRGLVASSVNVRIRVLRTFFNVLHQEGIEGSRHKSWEQWPDIMALILDSGIRLNEIGSLEKKDINFAKRQIVLPAFKNKNRKSRILLLSAETVRLLKQLMAESSAVFDSPYVHNELRRTTKREDSQEGIQ; encoded by the coding sequence ATGGATAAGCGCAAAGGGAAGAAGACTATAGGGGCGCGGGTACCTGTGCCGACTGCTCGCGTCGAGCCGCAGACGTGTTCGTTGGAGAAAGCCGTTGATTTTGTCGTCAAGGTGAAGCGCGGCCTTGTTGCATCGTCCGTAAACGTCCGCATTCGCGTTCTAAGGACGTTCTTTAACGTTCTGCATCAAGAAGGCATTGAAGGCTCTAGACATAAATCATGGGAACAGTGGCCCGACATAATGGCGTTGATACTGGATAGCGGAATACGGCTCAACGAAATTGGCTCACTCGAAAAGAAGGATATAAATTTCGCCAAAAGGCAAATTGTTTTGCCCGCGTTCAAGAACAAAAATCGTAAATCGCGAATTCTGCTGCTATCTGCGGAAACTGTTCGATTACTAAAGCAGTTGATGGCGGAGTCTTCCGCAGTCTTCGATTCACCTTACGTTCACAACGAATTACGGCGAACAACTAAGCGAGAAGACAGTCAAGAAGGCATTCAGTAA
- a CDS encoding mechanosensitive ion channel family protein has product MLQAEPAETNMMEQNIEQTVSIFQKWQHQIIDWITDPSTWEWLIIKSIRIVLIILISRIAIKVLFRMIDRAMNKKGRGNLTLNPRRLLTIVKLLKNVTSLTLNFTMIMFILMEFNVNLAPLLAGAGVVTFAIGFGSQSLVKDVMTGFFIIFEDQFAVGDVIKVGQFQGTVEMIGLRSTRIHSWTGEIHIIPNGSITDVTNYSISNSLAVVDVVIAADEDVDAAVERMEKILAALPEREPNVIRQPQVLGIQTMTRTETTIRIIAECKPFTQAQVSRLINLEVRKSQHRKEEEAAAIENYEGKGISTNGT; this is encoded by the coding sequence ATGCTGCAGGCAGAACCGGCAGAGACGAACATGATGGAACAGAACATCGAACAGACGGTTAGCATATTTCAGAAATGGCAGCATCAGATTATAGACTGGATAACAGATCCTTCCACTTGGGAGTGGCTGATTATCAAGTCCATCCGGATCGTGCTCATTATTCTCATTTCCCGGATCGCGATCAAGGTGCTTTTCCGCATGATCGACAGGGCGATGAACAAGAAGGGAAGGGGCAATCTTACCCTTAACCCGCGCCGCCTGCTCACGATTGTGAAGCTGCTCAAAAATGTAACCTCATTGACACTGAACTTCACGATGATTATGTTCATTTTAATGGAGTTCAACGTCAATCTGGCTCCGCTGCTGGCTGGGGCAGGGGTCGTTACGTTTGCGATCGGCTTCGGCTCGCAGAGCCTGGTTAAGGACGTGATGACCGGATTTTTCATCATTTTCGAGGATCAGTTCGCCGTCGGGGACGTGATCAAGGTAGGACAGTTCCAGGGCACCGTGGAAATGATCGGTCTGAGGTCTACGCGGATACACAGCTGGACAGGGGAGATACATATTATCCCCAATGGAAGCATTACGGACGTAACCAACTACTCGATCAGCAATTCGTTAGCTGTGGTGGATGTCGTCATTGCTGCAGATGAAGACGTCGATGCGGCGGTTGAGCGAATGGAGAAGATATTGGCAGCCTTGCCGGAGCGCGAGCCGAATGTGATTCGGCAGCCGCAGGTGCTCGGGATTCAGACGATGACCCGCACCGAGACGACGATCCGCATCATCGCGGAATGCAAGCCGTTCACCCAGGCGCAGGTGTCCAGACTCATCAATCTGGAGGTTAGAAAGTCGCAGCACCGCAAAGAGGAGGAAGCGGCAGCGATTGAAAACTATGAAGGAAAGGGGATCTCGACGAATGGAACGTAA
- a CDS encoding DUF951 domain-containing protein: MERKQFQLGDVVQMKKPHPCGTNEMEIIRMGMDIRIKCVGCKHSVLIPRAKFEKSMKKVLRSAEAES, from the coding sequence ATGGAACGTAAGCAATTTCAATTGGGGGATGTCGTGCAAATGAAAAAGCCGCATCCATGCGGCACAAATGAAATGGAAATTATTCGAATGGGCATGGATATTCGGATTAAATGCGTAGGCTGCAAGCATAGCGTGCTCATTCCTCGGGCCAAGTTCGAAAAAAGCATGAAAAAAGTGCTTCGATCGGCAGAGGCGGAGTCCTAA
- a CDS encoding DUF3343 domain-containing protein, translated as MNGTEAEEWLLAFDSTQHALRMEMLMDYLELDIDTCPTPAQITAGCALSIQFQPDDLEAVRTLIRTERIEIRGIFYKQDDQYIQLIESVEE; from the coding sequence ATGAATGGAACGGAAGCGGAAGAATGGCTGCTGGCCTTTGATTCTACCCAGCATGCGCTGCGAATGGAAATGCTGATGGACTATCTCGAGCTGGACATTGACACTTGTCCGACACCGGCGCAGATTACGGCAGGATGCGCGCTGTCCATTCAGTTCCAGCCTGACGATCTGGAGGCGGTCCGAACGCTGATTCGAACCGAGCGGATCGAGATTCGCGGGATATTCTATAAGCAGGACGATCAATATATTCAATTGATAGAATCGGTAGAGGAGTGA
- a CDS encoding putative holin-like toxin yields MTVFESVTLMISFGTFVIALIGLVITIVFGVLSQQNSKKQP; encoded by the coding sequence CTGACGGTATTTGAATCTGTAACTTTAATGATTTCATTTGGCACCTTTGTCATTGCATTAATAGGATTGGTGATTACTATAGTATTTGGCGTTTTGTCTCAACAGAACAGCAAAAAACAACCCTAA
- the yyaC gene encoding spore protease YyaC has protein sequence MTYSLFNSPAPIDCPPCKVDYNTPEALTTLVRSCREHLRMRAPYQSLTVVCIGTDRSTGDCLGPLVGTYLVKLATSQYRVFGTLQQPVHAMNLQDKLDELRQEDPTTFILAVDACLGQSSSVGAVQIQHGPVRPGAGVNKQLPPVGDMHITGIVNVGGFMEYFVLQNTRLHLVMSMAELIGEVIHQSIAGTTPIN, from the coding sequence GTGACTTATTCTCTCTTCAATTCTCCCGCTCCAATAGATTGTCCGCCATGCAAAGTGGATTACAACACGCCGGAAGCGCTGACGACGCTGGTCCGTTCCTGCCGCGAGCATTTGCGCATGCGCGCCCCTTACCAATCGCTGACGGTTGTATGCATTGGCACTGATCGTTCCACCGGAGATTGTCTTGGCCCGCTCGTCGGCACGTATCTGGTCAAGTTAGCCACTTCCCAGTACCGTGTTTTCGGTACGCTGCAGCAGCCAGTCCATGCCATGAATTTGCAGGACAAGCTGGACGAATTGCGGCAGGAAGATCCGACTACCTTCATCTTGGCCGTCGATGCCTGCCTTGGCCAGAGCAGCAGCGTAGGCGCGGTTCAGATCCAGCATGGTCCTGTCCGTCCGGGCGCAGGAGTGAACAAACAATTGCCCCCGGTCGGCGACATGCACATAACCGGCATCGTCAACGTCGGAGGCTTCATGGAATATTTCGTGCTGCAGAACACTCGGCTTCATCTGGTCATGAGCATGGCCGAACTGATCGGAGAAGTGATTCATCAATCGATCGCAGGGACAACCCCGATTAACTAA